A section of the Hemitrygon akajei chromosome 8, sHemAka1.3, whole genome shotgun sequence genome encodes:
- the gngt1 gene encoding guanine nucleotide-binding protein G(T) subunit gamma-T1 gives MEDLTDKDRLKMEIEQLKKELPLERMLVSKCAEELKDYIESQSAEDPLVKGIPEDKNPFKEKGGCVIS, from the exons ATGGAAGATTTAACAGATAAAGACCGTTTGAAAATGGAGATAGAGCAACTTAAGAAAGAATTGCCTTTAGAGCGGATGCTG GTATCCAAGTGTgcggaggaactgaaggattaCATTGAATCACAGTCTGCAGAAGATCCTTTGGTAAAGGGGATCCCAGAAGACAAGAACCCCTTCAAAGAGAAGGGAGGCTGTGTGATCTCATAA